A section of the Rubrobacter naiadicus genome encodes:
- a CDS encoding MarR family winged helix-turn-helix transcriptional regulator, protein MNIEGGEALSERLVEDLMSLWRILRGVTNPMKRGEITPQQYWLLRQLWREGPMSIGEIARSLGITQGSATSACQRLERAGMVRRERQAEDERVVLVELTEKGREQYEGWKRRRREVLSGLVSVLDEGEKRELSRLIERVLEAAEERVEEDRR, encoded by the coding sequence ATGAATATCGAAGGTGGAGAAGCCCTTTCGGAGCGTCTGGTCGAGGATCTGATGTCGCTCTGGCGCATTCTGCGTGGGGTGACCAACCCGATGAAGCGAGGTGAGATCACGCCGCAGCAGTACTGGCTCTTGCGTCAGCTGTGGCGGGAGGGGCCGATGAGCATCGGGGAGATTGCGAGATCCCTCGGGATCACGCAGGGTTCTGCGACGAGCGCCTGTCAGAGGCTCGAGAGGGCGGGGATGGTCAGAAGGGAGCGTCAGGCGGAGGATGAGAGGGTTGTTCTGGTGGAGCTCACGGAGAAGGGGCGCGAGCAGTATGAGGGGTGGAAGAGGCGGCGGCGCGAGGTACTCTCCGGGCTCGTCTCGGTTCTGGATGAGGGGGAGAAAAGAGAGCTCAGTCGGCTCATAGAGCGGGTTCTCGAGGCCGCGGAGGAGAGGGTTGAAGAAGACCGCCGTTGA
- a CDS encoding response regulator yields MRLLLALGDPISRTILGRFAGRRGHDVSSADSGREALELCRSSSAFDCVVCGTRLRDMSGAELCGRIRELPREGLAFYPYLLVVCGQDEIPCGRDAVRAGADGILWEPLGPESLEIGFIAAERVSAVYGKAAQAGGDRGLRDG; encoded by the coding sequence ATGAGGCTGCTGCTCGCGCTGGGGGATCCGATCTCGCGTACCATACTGGGCCGCTTCGCCGGAAGACGCGGGCATGATGTGTCCTCGGCCGATAGCGGTAGGGAGGCGCTGGAGCTCTGCAGGAGCTCCAGCGCCTTCGACTGTGTCGTATGTGGAACCCGGCTACGGGACATGAGCGGCGCCGAGTTGTGCGGGAGGATACGTGAGCTCCCGCGGGAGGGACTGGCCTTCTACCCCTACCTGCTCGTGGTCTGCGGGCAGGACGAAATACCCTGCGGGCGGGATGCCGTACGGGCGGGCGCCGACGGGATCCTTTGGGAGCCCCTCGGACCGGAATCCCTCGAGATCGGTTTCATCGCGGCCGAAAGGGTCAGCGCCGTCTACGGTAAGGCGGCGCAGGCCGGAGGAGATAGAGGCCTTCGGGATGGCTAA
- a CDS encoding response regulator, with the protein MEAEHGQRPVRVVIADDHEFIRVGLKSIISSEPGMEVVGEAGSGEEALRLFRETNPDVVLMDIEMPGLDGIEATRRIKQEKPSTVVMIVTAYDRPDYLLEAIRAGASGYLLKEHAFTRIRSALQRVIRGEAPLDQELAMRLLKHLSEDPVAGSGDSSKERERLLGELTDREREILGRITAGQSNQQMADELHLSVGTIKTHVHRIISKLGVSDRTQAAVLAIRLGLIPPGRDEG; encoded by the coding sequence ATGGAAGCCGAGCACGGTCAGAGACCCGTAAGGGTGGTCATAGCGGACGACCACGAGTTCATACGGGTCGGTCTCAAGAGCATTATCTCCTCCGAGCCCGGGATGGAGGTAGTGGGAGAGGCGGGGAGTGGAGAAGAAGCGCTCAGGCTCTTCCGCGAAACGAACCCCGACGTCGTCCTGATGGACATCGAGATGCCGGGGCTCGACGGCATAGAGGCCACCCGACGCATAAAGCAGGAGAAGCCCTCGACGGTGGTCATGATCGTCACGGCCTACGACAGACCGGACTATCTGCTCGAGGCGATCCGGGCCGGGGCCTCGGGCTACCTGCTCAAGGAGCACGCCTTCACACGGATAAGAAGTGCGCTGCAGCGTGTGATCCGGGGCGAAGCCCCGCTGGATCAGGAGCTGGCCATGCGCCTGCTCAAACACCTCTCGGAGGATCCGGTGGCAGGATCCGGAGATTCATCGAAGGAACGCGAGAGGTTGCTCGGAGAACTGACCGACAGAGAGCGTGAGATCCTGGGACGCATCACCGCGGGACAGAGCAATCAGCAGATGGCCGATGAACTACACCTGAGCGTCGGCACCATCAAGACCCACGTCCACCGCATAATCTCCAAGCTCGGCGTCTCCGATCGAACACAGGCCGCCGTGCTGGCCATACGCCTGGGGCTCATCCCTCCCGGTCGAGATGAAGGTTAG
- a CDS encoding ABC transporter permease, with translation MRRGSYAGGSGASVEVGPPAADFLDAMWRYLRGAAVVAEIEMRKLRHDPTEIFTRAVQPVLWLVVFGQAISHLRAIPTGHVDYLTFMAPGILAQSLMFISIFYGLTIIWDRDQGILQKLLVMPVPRASFVTGKGLGAGVRATSQAVVIFIVALVLGVKIHWSVPGVAGTLAAVVVGASLFSTISMLVAIVLKTRERFMGFGQVITMPLFFASNAIYPIGMMPGWLKALATINPLSYLVDLLRGYLVSGRVPGAATDWAVLLGALVLAQVVAARTYRRILV, from the coding sequence GTGAGACGAGGCAGCTACGCCGGAGGATCCGGCGCTTCGGTTGAGGTGGGGCCGCCGGCGGCGGACTTTCTGGATGCCATGTGGCGCTATCTGAGGGGTGCGGCGGTGGTGGCGGAGATAGAGATGAGGAAGCTGCGCCACGATCCCACGGAGATCTTCACGCGGGCTGTGCAGCCGGTCTTGTGGCTCGTGGTCTTCGGGCAGGCCATCTCCCACCTGCGGGCGATACCCACGGGACATGTCGACTACCTGACCTTCATGGCTCCCGGCATCCTCGCGCAGTCGCTGATGTTCATCTCGATCTTCTACGGGCTCACCATAATCTGGGACCGGGATCAGGGTATCCTGCAGAAGCTGCTGGTGATGCCCGTGCCGCGGGCGAGCTTCGTGACCGGCAAGGGGCTCGGAGCAGGGGTGCGGGCGACGAGCCAGGCCGTGGTGATCTTCATCGTCGCGCTCGTCCTCGGCGTGAAGATCCACTGGAGCGTGCCGGGCGTCGCCGGGACGCTCGCCGCGGTGGTGGTCGGGGCGAGCCTCTTCTCGACCATCTCGATGCTCGTGGCGATAGTCCTGAAGACCCGGGAGCGCTTCATGGGCTTCGGGCAGGTGATCACGATGCCGCTGTTTTTCGCGAGCAACGCGATCTACCCGATCGGGATGATGCCGGGCTGGCTGAAGGCGCTCGCCACGATCAACCCTCTGAGTTATCTGGTGGATCTGTTGCGAGGATATCTGGTTTCGGGGCGGGTTCCCGGGGCCGCCACGGACTGGGCGGTCCTGCTGGGGGCATTGGTTCTGGCCCAGGTCGTCGCCGCGCGCACCTACCGGAGGATCCTCGTCTGA
- a CDS encoding ABC transporter ATP-binding protein, which translates to MKKTAVEVRGLVKRYGDIVAVGGVSFEISEGEIFGLIGPNGAGKTTTIQVMTTLVPPTSGRVLVGGLDVVQEGFRVRSMLGYVPQALSADGSLTGYENLLVFAKLLGLPREERKKRVEMALRRMRLEDAAGRLVKQYSGGMVRRLEIGQAILHQPRLLVLDEPTIGLDPTARRSVWEVIEELRKASGMTVLVTTHYMEEAEANCERVAIMNHGRIAAIGTPEELERGVGRPDGTLEDVFTALTRDQAESGGSYRETRQLRRRIRRFG; encoded by the coding sequence TTGAAGAAGACCGCCGTTGAGGTGAGGGGGCTCGTCAAGCGCTACGGGGACATCGTCGCCGTGGGAGGGGTCAGCTTCGAGATCTCAGAGGGGGAGATCTTCGGCCTGATCGGGCCCAACGGGGCTGGAAAGACGACGACCATCCAGGTGATGACCACGCTGGTTCCCCCGACCTCCGGGAGGGTGCTCGTCGGCGGGCTCGACGTCGTGCAGGAGGGGTTTCGGGTACGTTCGATGCTCGGGTACGTTCCGCAGGCACTCTCCGCGGATGGTTCGCTGACGGGATATGAGAACCTGCTCGTCTTCGCGAAGCTGCTCGGGCTCCCGCGGGAGGAGCGCAAAAAGCGCGTCGAGATGGCGCTCCGGAGGATGCGGCTCGAGGATGCCGCCGGGAGGCTGGTGAAGCAGTACTCCGGTGGGATGGTGCGCCGTCTCGAGATAGGGCAGGCCATCCTGCACCAGCCGCGACTGCTGGTGTTGGACGAACCCACCATCGGGCTCGACCCCACGGCCCGGCGTTCGGTGTGGGAGGTCATAGAGGAGCTTCGGAAGGCTTCCGGGATGACCGTGCTCGTCACCACCCATTACATGGAGGAGGCAGAAGCCAACTGCGAGCGGGTCGCGATAATGAACCACGGCCGGATCGCTGCGATCGGCACGCCGGAGGAGCTCGAGCGGGGCGTGGGACGTCCCGACGGTACGCTGGAGGACGTCTTCACCGCGCTCACCCGGGATCAGGCCGAATCAGGAGGGAGCTATCGTGAGACGAGGCAGCTACGCCGGAGGATCCGGCGCTTCGGTTGA
- a CDS encoding CaiB/BaiF CoA transferase family protein, protein MPHEKEELPLEGLRVLDLSRVLAGPFATMVLGDLGADVIKVEHPKRGDDTRQWGPPFAGGESAYFLSVNRNKRSVALDLKTEKGLGRVRELASTADVLIENLRRGALAKLGLGYDALKEKNPGLVYCSIVGFGPGPDENEPGYDFLVQARAGIMGITGHPDGEPTKVGVAVADIVCGLYAAVAILAALRRRSETGEGARIEVPLFESTVSWLANRAQEYLISGEDTGRMGNEHPTIVPYQTFHASDRPIALAVGNDAQFERMCRAIDREDLSCDERYATNPKRVENRWELVAELQRVFEKRSAEEWVRRIREAGVPCGPVNSLTEVFQDPHVLASGILREVDHPTAGRLRTVGSPLVLDGKRPSIRRHPPLLGEHDEEDSWE, encoded by the coding sequence ATGCCCCACGAGAAAGAAGAACTCCCGCTGGAAGGACTCAGGGTGCTGGACCTCTCGCGCGTTCTCGCAGGACCGTTCGCGACGATGGTGCTCGGAGATCTGGGCGCCGACGTCATCAAGGTGGAGCATCCCAAGCGCGGCGACGACACCCGGCAGTGGGGCCCGCCGTTCGCTGGCGGGGAGTCGGCGTACTTTCTCTCGGTCAACCGCAACAAGCGCTCGGTAGCGCTGGACCTCAAGACCGAGAAGGGCCTCGGGCGGGTCAGGGAGCTCGCGAGCACCGCCGACGTGCTCATCGAGAACCTGCGGCGGGGCGCCCTCGCAAAGCTCGGGCTCGGCTACGATGCGCTGAAAGAGAAGAACCCCGGCCTCGTCTACTGCTCGATAGTCGGCTTCGGGCCCGGTCCGGACGAGAACGAGCCGGGCTACGACTTCCTCGTGCAGGCGCGGGCCGGGATCATGGGGATAACCGGACACCCCGACGGAGAGCCGACGAAGGTCGGGGTGGCGGTCGCGGACATCGTGTGCGGGCTGTACGCGGCGGTGGCCATACTGGCGGCCCTCCGCCGGCGCTCGGAGACGGGAGAGGGAGCACGCATAGAGGTGCCGCTCTTCGAGAGCACCGTCTCCTGGCTCGCCAACCGCGCCCAGGAGTACCTGATCTCCGGCGAGGACACCGGGAGGATGGGCAACGAGCACCCCACGATAGTCCCCTACCAGACCTTCCACGCCTCCGACCGCCCGATAGCCCTCGCCGTCGGCAACGACGCCCAGTTCGAGAGGATGTGCCGGGCGATAGACCGGGAAGACCTCTCCTGCGACGAGCGCTACGCGACCAACCCGAAGCGGGTCGAGAACCGGTGGGAGCTGGTCGCGGAGCTGCAGCGGGTGTTCGAGAAGCGAAGCGCGGAGGAGTGGGTGCGCAGAATCCGGGAGGCAGGAGTACCTTGCGGGCCGGTCAACAGCCTCACCGAGGTCTTCCAGGATCCGCACGTGCTCGCCTCGGGAATCCTGCGGGAGGTGGATCACCCCACCGCCGGGCGGCTCCGGACCGTCGGCTCCCCCCTCGTCCTCGACGGCAAAAGACCCAGCATCCGGCGCCATCCGCCGCTCTTGGGGGAGCACGACGAGGAGGACAGCTGGGAGTGA
- a CDS encoding quinone oxidoreductase family protein — protein MHAVLVETFGGPEVLEYVEVERPSPGEGEVLIEVRASGVNYADTMRRRNTYLVPQELPFIPGSEVAGIVAGVGEGVRGVSVGDRVVALVGTGGYAEYVTAPAGSLIPIPDGLGFDEAAAVPLQGLTAYHILKTSGRLAEGESVLVHAAAGGVGSLAVQMAKLMGAGTVIATASSRKKLELAASLGADVLIDYTSGDWPERVREATGGRGADVILEMVGGDFPEKNLSCLATFGRMVVYGAASGQRGSLTPASLMYRNQTVTGFYLPRITSRPEIFASSLQEMLHWLSTGDLRLIIGGRYRLEDTSKAHADLEGRKTTGKLILNP, from the coding sequence ATGCATGCCGTACTCGTCGAAACGTTCGGCGGTCCGGAGGTTCTGGAGTACGTCGAGGTGGAACGTCCTTCACCCGGCGAGGGGGAGGTCCTGATCGAGGTTCGTGCTTCAGGCGTCAACTACGCGGACACCATGCGTCGCAGAAACACCTACCTGGTGCCGCAGGAGCTGCCCTTCATCCCCGGCTCGGAGGTCGCCGGGATCGTCGCCGGGGTCGGAGAGGGTGTGCGGGGTGTCTCGGTCGGCGACCGGGTCGTCGCGCTCGTAGGGACCGGCGGCTACGCCGAGTACGTCACCGCCCCGGCAGGTTCACTGATTCCCATCCCCGACGGCCTGGGCTTCGATGAGGCCGCCGCCGTCCCGCTGCAGGGCCTGACGGCCTACCACATCCTCAAGACCTCCGGCCGGCTCGCTGAGGGAGAGAGCGTCTTGGTCCACGCCGCCGCCGGAGGGGTCGGAAGCCTCGCGGTCCAGATGGCGAAGCTTATGGGGGCGGGGACCGTCATCGCCACCGCGAGCAGCCGGAAGAAGCTAGAACTCGCGGCTTCTCTGGGCGCGGACGTCCTGATCGACTACACCTCCGGAGACTGGCCGGAGAGGGTGAGGGAGGCCACCGGCGGGCGCGGGGCGGACGTGATCCTGGAGATGGTCGGCGGAGACTTCCCCGAGAAGAACCTCTCCTGCCTGGCGACCTTCGGGCGGATGGTCGTCTACGGCGCGGCGAGCGGCCAGCGGGGAAGCCTGACCCCGGCGAGCCTGATGTACCGCAACCAGACCGTCACCGGGTTCTACCTCCCCCGTATAACGTCCCGCCCGGAGATCTTCGCCTCGAGCCTGCAGGAGATGCTCCACTGGCTCTCGACCGGAGACCTCAGGTTGATCATCGGCGGACGCTACCGGCTCGAAGACACCTCGAAGGCCCACGCAGATCTCGAGGGACGCAAAACCACCGGCAAGCTTATCCTGAACCCCTAG